A single region of the Microlunatus panaciterrae genome encodes:
- a CDS encoding carbohydrate ABC transporter permease: protein MSSETVDRATSGVVTPPQADVLTSDVLRPRRRPRKKGIGRILVMMALMLSTVVFVYPFIWLISASFKPRGEVFDNRLIPHTFTFDNYLNVWQEAPLALWLLNTLLVTVLAALTVTISSAMVAWGFAYFRFPLRGFLFTLVLATMMLPGAVTMVPTYLIWKALGTVDTLVPLWAGNLFGSAFYIFLLRQFFLGLPRELFEAAKIDGANNWAIFWRIALPLCRPAVVVTTLFEFQAAWTDLMRPLIYLQSSDKFTVPRGLKALLDQYGFGGEWHWEIVVTASVITTIPMIILFFVGQRQFVEGIATTGTKG from the coding sequence ATGAGCTCTGAGACGGTCGACCGGGCGACCAGCGGCGTGGTGACGCCACCCCAGGCGGATGTGCTCACCTCGGACGTCTTGCGGCCCAGGCGGCGGCCGCGCAAGAAAGGCATCGGCCGGATCCTGGTGATGATGGCCCTGATGCTCAGCACCGTAGTGTTCGTCTACCCCTTCATCTGGCTCATCAGCGCATCGTTCAAGCCGCGCGGTGAGGTCTTCGACAACAGGTTGATCCCGCACACCTTCACCTTCGACAACTACCTGAACGTCTGGCAGGAGGCGCCGCTGGCGCTCTGGCTGTTGAACACCCTGCTGGTGACGGTGTTGGCGGCGCTGACAGTGACCATCTCCAGTGCCATGGTGGCGTGGGGCTTCGCCTACTTCCGATTCCCGCTGCGCGGCTTCCTGTTCACGCTGGTACTGGCCACCATGATGCTGCCAGGTGCGGTCACGATGGTGCCGACCTATCTGATCTGGAAGGCACTGGGGACGGTGGATACGCTGGTCCCGCTCTGGGCCGGAAACCTGTTCGGCTCGGCGTTCTACATCTTCCTGCTGCGGCAGTTCTTCCTCGGCCTGCCACGAGAGCTGTTCGAGGCGGCCAAGATCGATGGTGCCAACAACTGGGCGATCTTCTGGCGGATCGCCCTGCCGCTGTGCAGGCCGGCTGTGGTCGTCACCACCCTGTTCGAGTTTCAGGCAGCCTGGACAGATCTCATGCGGCCATTGATCTATCTGCAGAGCTCAGACAAGTTCACCGTGCCTCGAGGGTTGAAGGCACTGCTGGATCAGTACGGTTTTGGCGGCGAGTGGCACTGGGAGATCGTGGTGACGGCCAGTGTGATCACCACCATACCGATGATCATCTTGTTCTTCGTCGGGCAGCGACAGTTCGTCGAGGGCATTGCCACCACCGGAACGAAGGGTTGA
- a CDS encoding carbohydrate ABC transporter permease, with protein sequence MRLKWSAAERRDTRAALLFISPWIIGFLVFTLWPVIYSAYLSLTDYDVINAPTFVGLDNYRQLLGDPKIRLSLWNTFFYTVIQVPLHVIVSLAFALLLNQAGRAVGFFRTAFFLPKMTPPVAVGILLLLLFNGQSGLINTVLGWFGINGPAWTTDPHWVKPGLILMSLWSVGASCIIFLAALRNVPTELYDSARVDGANWWQQTTRITVPMISGTLFFIFIVNSIAAFQTFSEAYTAFFGSGNTTYSNDAALFYAIYLFQQAFQFLHMGYASAMAWVLFVIILIITVIQMRVSKRFVYLEGEQR encoded by the coding sequence ATGAGACTGAAGTGGTCAGCGGCGGAGCGACGCGACACGCGCGCGGCCCTGCTCTTCATCAGCCCGTGGATCATCGGCTTCCTGGTGTTCACTCTCTGGCCGGTGATCTACAGCGCCTATCTGTCGTTGACCGACTACGACGTGATCAACGCACCCACGTTTGTGGGGCTGGACAACTACCGGCAGTTGCTGGGAGACCCGAAGATCCGGCTCTCGCTGTGGAACACGTTCTTCTACACGGTCATCCAGGTGCCGCTGCATGTGATTGTCTCCTTGGCCTTCGCGCTGTTGCTCAACCAGGCCGGGCGGGCTGTCGGGTTCTTTCGCACCGCCTTCTTCCTGCCCAAGATGACCCCTCCGGTGGCGGTCGGCATCCTGTTGCTGCTGCTGTTCAACGGACAGAGCGGGTTGATCAACACCGTGCTCGGCTGGTTCGGCATCAACGGACCGGCGTGGACGACTGATCCGCACTGGGTCAAGCCGGGCCTGATCCTGATGAGCCTGTGGTCAGTGGGCGCCTCTTGCATCATCTTTCTCGCGGCGCTGCGCAACGTGCCGACCGAGCTCTACGACTCAGCCCGGGTTGACGGGGCGAACTGGTGGCAGCAGACGACCCGGATCACGGTTCCGATGATCTCAGGCACTCTGTTCTTCATCTTCATTGTCAACTCCATAGCCGCGTTCCAGACCTTTTCCGAGGCCTACACGGCTTTCTTCGGTTCAGGCAACACCACCTACAGCAACGACGCCGCCCTGTTCTATGCCATCTACCTGTTCCAGCAGGCGTTCCAGTTCCTGCACATGGGCTATGCCTCAGCGATGGCCTGGGTGCTGTTCGTCATCATCTTGATCATCACCGTGATCCAGATGAGGGTGTCGAAGCGCTTCGTCTACCTGGAGGGGGAGCAGCGATGA
- a CDS encoding cation:proton antiporter, protein MVDLAGAFYAVFGLAALAAALLPRVLGRVPISMPIVFFGAGLAVFAAFPSLPSPDPLTHAGGTEHLTEACVLVSLMGAGLALDRPFSWRGWRTTWRLLSVTMILSVLAMAVLGWAALGLPVAVALLLAAALAPTDPVLASEVQVAEPAEDPDQSDEDEARFALTSEAGLNDGLAFPVVFAAIAISLTGVAPAGWLPEWIVRDVLWRVGIAVVAGLLAGWLLRKLFFSVPSQRFRLAEHAEGFVALAATFLAYGFTQLVHGYGFLAVFVCACTIRAAERSHGYHRVLHGFVEQIERLLTVLVVTLLGGAVARGLLAGTTWPEVAVAAAFILVIRPLTGWVALLRGRTGPRERAVIAFFGVRGVGSLFYLAFALQQGSFAGHQEQLWRLVTLVVGGSILIHGVMATPVMSVLDRLRARAARERHGDEDAAPITPV, encoded by the coding sequence ATGGTGGACCTTGCAGGGGCGTTCTACGCCGTGTTCGGGCTGGCCGCGTTGGCCGCCGCTCTGCTGCCGCGAGTGCTGGGGCGGGTGCCGATCTCGATGCCGATCGTCTTCTTCGGCGCCGGCCTGGCGGTGTTCGCTGCCTTTCCTTCGCTGCCGAGCCCCGACCCGCTCACCCATGCCGGCGGCACAGAGCACCTCACCGAGGCCTGCGTCCTGGTCTCGCTGATGGGTGCCGGGCTCGCCCTCGACCGGCCGTTCAGCTGGCGGGGCTGGCGAACCACCTGGCGGCTGCTGTCGGTGACCATGATCCTGTCGGTGCTGGCGATGGCTGTGCTGGGCTGGGCCGCGCTGGGCCTACCGGTGGCCGTTGCGTTGTTGTTGGCTGCCGCGCTGGCCCCCACCGACCCGGTGCTGGCCAGCGAGGTGCAGGTGGCAGAGCCGGCCGAGGACCCGGATCAGTCCGACGAGGACGAGGCGAGGTTCGCCCTCACCTCCGAGGCCGGGCTCAACGACGGTCTGGCGTTTCCGGTCGTCTTCGCAGCGATAGCGATCAGCCTGACGGGTGTCGCCCCGGCAGGATGGCTGCCGGAGTGGATCGTGCGGGATGTCCTGTGGCGGGTGGGCATCGCCGTTGTCGCGGGTCTGCTGGCCGGATGGTTGCTGCGCAAGCTGTTCTTCTCAGTGCCGTCCCAGCGCTTCCGGCTGGCCGAGCATGCCGAGGGCTTCGTGGCGCTGGCGGCGACCTTCCTGGCCTACGGGTTCACCCAGCTGGTCCATGGCTACGGGTTCCTGGCGGTCTTCGTCTGCGCCTGCACCATCAGGGCCGCCGAGCGATCCCACGGCTACCACCGTGTACTGCATGGTTTCGTCGAGCAGATCGAGCGGCTGCTCACGGTGCTGGTGGTGACCCTGCTGGGGGGAGCTGTCGCACGAGGGCTGTTGGCCGGCACCACCTGGCCCGAGGTTGCGGTCGCCGCCGCGTTCATCCTCGTCATCCGGCCGCTGACCGGCTGGGTCGCGCTGCTCCGCGGACGGACCGGCCCCCGGGAGCGAGCGGTCATCGCCTTCTTCGGCGTACGCGGGGTCGGATCGCTGTTCTATCTCGCCTTCGCACTCCAGCAAGGATCCTTCGCTGGGCATCAGGAACAGCTTTGGCGGCTGGTCACCTTGGTGGTCGGGGGTTCGATCCTCATCCACGGGGTTATGGCGACGCCGGTCATGTCGGTGCTGGACCGGCTACGGGCGCGGGCTGCCCGGGAACGTCACGGTGACGAGGACGCCGCGCCGATCACTCCGGTCTAG
- a CDS encoding DUF4235 domain-containing protein, with protein MSKLAKVAYRPFGLVAGLVAGAISGIVFKQVWRRVAHQDDAPAALESEYGLGEIIAAAAIQGAVFATVKALVDRLGAKGFERLTGEWPGS; from the coding sequence ATGAGCAAACTAGCAAAAGTGGCCTACCGGCCGTTCGGCCTGGTGGCCGGACTGGTGGCGGGCGCCATCTCCGGCATCGTGTTCAAGCAGGTGTGGCGACGCGTCGCGCACCAGGACGACGCCCCGGCCGCCCTCGAGTCCGAGTACGGTCTGGGCGAGATCATCGCCGCCGCCGCGATCCAGGGCGCCGTCTTCGCCACCGTGAAGGCCCTGGTCGACCGCCTCGGCGCGAAGGGCTTCGAGCGCCTGACCGGTGAATGGCCGGGCAGCTGA
- a CDS encoding glucose 1-dehydrogenase → MAPDQYTMQDPTQQYSDIDTTAQSQAGPGLDSRLKEHADHGEDSYRGSGRLTGRKALITGADSGIGAAVAIAFAREGADVVLSYLPEEEEDARWIVEMIKDAGRKALTVPGDVTDPEYCRRLVDTAVEGLGGLDIVVNNAAKQQFVDKLEDLSEEQFDETFKTNVYAMFWICKAAVPHLTPGSTIINTSSIQAYQPSPGLLDYATTKASINAFSKGLAQQLAPRGIRVNVVAPGPIWTPLQTAGGQPPEELPEFGESTPLGRPGQPAELAPAFVFLASPESSYVSGETLNVNGGSPTP, encoded by the coding sequence GTGGCGCCCGACCAGTACACGATGCAAGACCCCACCCAGCAGTACAGCGACATCGACACCACCGCCCAGTCGCAGGCAGGGCCCGGCCTCGACTCCCGGCTGAAGGAACACGCAGACCACGGAGAGGACAGTTATCGCGGTTCCGGACGTCTGACCGGCCGGAAGGCGCTGATCACCGGCGCGGACTCGGGGATCGGTGCGGCCGTGGCCATCGCTTTCGCCCGCGAAGGCGCCGACGTCGTCCTGTCCTACCTTCCGGAAGAGGAGGAGGACGCCCGATGGATCGTCGAGATGATCAAGGACGCCGGACGCAAGGCGCTGACGGTGCCCGGTGACGTGACCGACCCGGAGTACTGCCGCCGGCTGGTGGACACCGCAGTGGAAGGGCTCGGCGGCCTGGACATCGTGGTCAACAACGCCGCCAAGCAACAGTTCGTGGACAAGCTCGAGGATCTGTCCGAGGAGCAGTTCGACGAGACCTTCAAGACCAATGTCTATGCGATGTTCTGGATCTGCAAGGCCGCGGTCCCGCACCTGACGCCCGGCTCGACGATCATCAACACCTCGTCGATCCAGGCCTACCAGCCCTCACCGGGACTGCTCGACTACGCCACCACCAAGGCGTCGATCAACGCCTTCTCCAAGGGACTCGCTCAGCAACTGGCCCCGCGTGGCATCCGGGTCAATGTGGTGGCGCCGGGACCGATCTGGACCCCGTTGCAGACAGCCGGCGGCCAACCACCGGAGGAACTTCCGGAGTTCGGCGAGAGCACGCCGCTGGGCCGGCCCGGCCAACCGGCCGAACTGGCCCCGGCGTTCGTCTTTCTCGCCTCACCGGAGTCAAGCTATGTCTCCGGTGAGACGCTCAACGTCAACGGTGGCTCGCCCACCCCCTAG
- a CDS encoding Hsp20/alpha crystallin family protein codes for MLMRTDPFRELDRLSQQVFGTSARPATMPMDAWREGDSFVVEFDLPGVSVDSIDLDVERNVLTVRADRAPREGMNEMVAAERPRGVFSRQLILGDNLDLDKISASYADGVLRLRIPVAEKAKPRKISIETPDAEQKAIVV; via the coding sequence ATGTTGATGCGTACCGATCCGTTCCGGGAACTGGATCGACTGAGCCAACAGGTGTTCGGGACTTCTGCCCGTCCCGCCACCATGCCGATGGATGCCTGGCGCGAGGGTGACTCGTTTGTGGTCGAGTTCGACCTGCCCGGCGTCAGCGTCGACTCCATCGACCTCGACGTCGAACGCAACGTGCTCACCGTGCGCGCCGACCGCGCTCCCCGGGAGGGCATGAACGAGATGGTGGCCGCCGAGCGGCCGCGCGGGGTCTTCAGCCGTCAGCTGATCCTCGGTGACAACCTGGATCTGGACAAGATCAGCGCCAGCTACGCCGACGGCGTGCTGCGTCTTCGCATCCCGGTCGCCGAGAAGGCGAAGCCGCGGAAGATCTCCATCGAGACCCCCGACGCCGAACAGAAGGCGATCGTCGTCTGA
- a CDS encoding MerR family transcriptional regulator → MTADFSDRSAGIFGISVAANMVGTGVQNLRAYEKAGLLDPSRTPGGTRLYSRDDISRLERIISLLDDGLNLAGIAMVLDLEDDNRRLRALSEPKASGRPEPPATP, encoded by the coding sequence ATGACAGCCGACTTCTCGGATCGGTCCGCCGGCATCTTCGGGATCTCCGTGGCCGCCAACATGGTCGGCACCGGGGTGCAGAACCTGCGGGCCTACGAGAAGGCCGGCCTGCTCGATCCCAGTCGCACACCAGGCGGCACTCGCCTCTACAGCCGAGACGACATCTCGCGGCTGGAGCGGATCATCAGCCTGCTGGACGACGGCCTCAATCTCGCCGGGATCGCCATGGTCCTCGATCTCGAGGACGATAACCGACGCCTCCGCGCCCTCTCCGAGCCGAAGGCCAGCGGCCGCCCTGAGCCTCCCGCAACGCCCTGA
- a CDS encoding sigma-70 family RNA polymerase sigma factor, translating into MVNSSARRPTHDSADGVGDSVGFYLDAIGETSLLSAADEVELAKTIELGIYAQRLLDSPATAPARRRGAARPTKAELTLLVEEGQLAQQRFVTANLRLVVSVARKFLRSQLPLLDLVQEGNTGLIRAVEKFDYTKGFKFSTYGTWWIRQAISRGIAQQGRIVRLPIHVAEQVNQVQATRRALERRLGREPDRAEIADELGLELDRVLELIRFGREHLSLDSPIEDHGDTSLGDLVARETAPGPDEMVVEAEESAQLEALLARLDARAADIVRRRFGLLDGRQARLNEIAARWNISAERVRQIERQALALLRDQRTLAA; encoded by the coding sequence GTGGTCAACAGCAGCGCAAGGCGTCCCACCCACGACTCGGCCGACGGAGTCGGGGACTCTGTCGGGTTCTACCTCGACGCCATCGGTGAGACCTCCCTGCTCAGCGCAGCCGACGAGGTGGAGCTCGCGAAGACGATCGAACTCGGGATCTACGCCCAGCGACTGCTCGACAGCCCGGCGACGGCACCGGCGCGTCGCCGAGGCGCTGCCCGCCCCACCAAGGCCGAGCTGACCCTGCTGGTCGAGGAGGGTCAGCTTGCACAGCAGCGTTTCGTCACCGCCAACCTCCGTCTGGTGGTCTCGGTTGCACGGAAGTTCCTCCGGAGCCAGCTGCCGTTGCTCGACCTGGTGCAGGAAGGCAATACCGGCCTCATCCGGGCCGTGGAGAAGTTCGACTACACGAAGGGTTTCAAGTTCTCCACCTACGGCACCTGGTGGATCAGACAGGCCATCAGCCGCGGCATCGCGCAGCAGGGTCGGATCGTCCGCCTGCCCATCCACGTCGCCGAACAGGTCAACCAGGTGCAGGCCACCCGCCGCGCGCTGGAGCGCCGGCTCGGCCGGGAGCCCGACAGAGCTGAGATCGCCGACGAGCTCGGCCTGGAGCTCGACCGGGTGCTGGAGCTGATCCGCTTCGGGCGCGAACACCTCTCCCTGGACTCCCCGATCGAGGACCACGGAGACACGTCACTCGGTGACCTGGTGGCCCGCGAGACGGCTCCCGGACCCGATGAGATGGTCGTCGAGGCCGAGGAGAGCGCCCAGCTGGAGGCGTTGCTCGCCCGGCTCGATGCGCGGGCCGCCGACATCGTGCGGCGCCGCTTCGGTCTGCTCGATGGTCGGCAGGCACGGTTGAACGAGATCGCCGCGCGCTGGAACATCTCGGCCGAACGGGTACGTCAGATCGAGCGTCAGGCACTGGCGCTGCTGCGCGACCAGCGGACCCTGGCCGCCTGA
- a CDS encoding metallophosphoesterase family protein → MVLSDTHSPRRWQRCPAAVVEHLEAADLILHAGDVCTVDVLEHLSNWAPVHAVLGNNDLSEVAEWGAPETLELDLGGLRVGMIHDSGPATGRVARMRRRFPTADLVVFGHSHIPLDQTEHGLRIFNPGSPTDRRRQPHGTLGLLDIREGGLVTARLVPLP, encoded by the coding sequence GTGGTCCTCTCCGACACCCACAGCCCGCGACGATGGCAGCGTTGCCCGGCAGCCGTCGTGGAACACCTGGAGGCCGCCGACCTGATCCTGCACGCCGGTGACGTCTGTACGGTCGACGTTCTGGAACATCTTTCCAACTGGGCGCCGGTGCACGCCGTGTTGGGGAACAACGACCTGTCCGAGGTTGCCGAGTGGGGAGCGCCAGAGACCCTGGAACTGGACCTGGGCGGGCTCCGGGTGGGCATGATCCATGACAGCGGACCGGCCACCGGTCGTGTCGCCAGGATGCGTCGCCGCTTCCCGACCGCTGATCTGGTGGTGTTCGGCCACTCGCACATCCCACTGGATCAGACGGAGCACGGCCTGCGGATCTTCAACCCAGGATCGCCGACGGATCGCCGTCGACAACCCCACGGCACCCTCGGACTGCTCGACATCCGAGAGGGAGGGCTGGTTACGGCGCGACTGGTGCCGTTGCCCTGA
- a CDS encoding alpha/beta fold hydrolase, translated as MERDPYRLTVRFDPVEDRQVRSLTAGSAGARPEVVLLPGLGLPGYLAPWARVISEWTRATVLDLPGWRFGRRPSCSPTLQHIAIACARWLEVTDRSDVILLGHSTGAQAVLRAALLVPQRIAAVVLAGPTFAPGVRTMPALLRTSVSTFSREVAAEFPAIAPSVLASGMFPLARFIRSAMPDRPEELVPQLASPVMIMTGEHDGLAPPGWAAELARLVSAPLTILPGAHNACFPFPRRADQALREFVAGLEQPAAPGGASES; from the coding sequence GTGGAAAGAGACCCGTACCGGCTGACCGTCAGGTTCGACCCCGTCGAGGACCGGCAGGTGCGGTCGCTGACCGCCGGCTCGGCGGGCGCCCGGCCCGAGGTGGTGCTGCTGCCGGGCCTCGGACTGCCCGGCTACCTCGCACCCTGGGCGCGCGTCATCTCGGAGTGGACCAGGGCGACGGTGCTCGACCTGCCGGGCTGGCGATTCGGGCGACGCCCTTCGTGCAGCCCGACCCTGCAGCACATCGCGATCGCCTGCGCCCGCTGGCTGGAAGTGACCGACCGGAGCGACGTGATCCTGCTCGGACACTCGACCGGTGCGCAGGCGGTGCTGCGTGCTGCGCTGCTGGTGCCGCAGCGGATCGCCGCAGTGGTGCTCGCCGGACCCACCTTCGCACCCGGCGTACGGACCATGCCGGCTCTGCTGCGGACCTCCGTCAGCACCTTCTCCCGCGAGGTCGCCGCGGAGTTCCCGGCGATCGCACCGTCAGTGCTGGCCAGCGGGATGTTCCCGCTGGCCCGGTTCATCCGATCGGCGATGCCCGATCGGCCGGAGGAGCTGGTCCCGCAGCTCGCGTCCCCGGTGATGATCATGACCGGTGAGCACGACGGGCTGGCCCCGCCCGGCTGGGCGGCCGAGCTGGCACGGCTGGTCTCCGCGCCACTGACGATCCTGCCGGGAGCGCATAACGCCTGCTTTCCGTTTCCTCGGCGGGCCGACCAGGCCCTGCGTGAGTTCGTCGCCGGGCTCGAACAGCCGGCTGCACCTGGAGGAGCGTCGGAGTCTTGA